A part of Uloborus diversus isolate 005 chromosome 6, Udiv.v.3.1, whole genome shotgun sequence genomic DNA contains:
- the LOC129223760 gene encoding probable aminopeptidase NPEPL1, with product MCPAILKFSSGFAEIDPVDTPVLILGSKNLLSSLNYSDVKCKLYPRVTDEVFSLALENIKPSSMESYSLFLNQATLACLPKACSRHNTPSQAHSITKLVKSFSVESDEFIVVVCEFKNVFASACAIARAFPLYNRKTKNTTSPYTVTVEFIIPNAEGGRISLSKSDLECLTTAAEGVRLTSKLVDMPCNEMNTDNFLEEITIIGEKLNIKPEVIRGEDLAKKGFGGLYSVGKAAEHPPALVVLSYITSNAEENIAWVGKGIVYDTGGLSIKSKSSMPGMKRDCGGAAAILGAFYTAVKLGFKENLHAVFCLAENSVGPKSTRPDDIITLYSGKTVEVNNTDAEGRLVLGDGVAYAEKDLNATIILDMATLTGAQGVATGRFHAAVLTNSEGWEKAAVKAGQISGDLVHPLPYAPEIHFSEFGSSVADMKNSVADRGNATCSCAGLFIGAHIGFDYEGYWIHIDMAAPVHCGDRATGYGVALLSTLFGHASENSLLQMLSPLMEMDGSEMESASKKLRLE from the exons GTATTTTCCCTAGCTCTTGAAAATATAAAACCTTCTTCAATGGAGTCTTACTCATTGTTTTTAAACCAAGCTACATTAGCTTGTCTTCCAAAGGCATGTTCCAGACATAACACTCCCTCCCAGGCACATTCTATTACAAAACTTGTCAAAAGTTTTAGTGTAGAATCTGATGAATTCATTGTG GTTGTTTGTGAGTTTAAGAATGTATTTGCCTCTGCTTGCGCCATTGCCCGTGCTTTTCCTTTGTAtaacagaaaaacaaaaaacacaactTCACCATACACGGTAACTGTTGAATTTATTATTCCTAATGCAGAAGGTGGAAGAATTAGTTTGTCGAAGTCTGACTTGGAATGCCTCACAACTGCTGCTGAAGGTGTGAGATTAACTTCTAAATTAGTTGACATGCCATGTAATGAAATGAACACAGATAACTTCCtggag GAAATAACAATAATTGGTGAGAAATTAAACATCAAGCCAGAAGTTATCCGTGGTGAAGATCTTGCAAAGAAAGGCTTTGGAG GTCTTTATTCTGTGGGTAAAGCAGCTGAGCATCCTCCAGCTTTGGTTGTATTAAGTTATATTACATCTAATGCTGAAGAAAATATTGCCTGGGTTGGCAAAGGAATTGTGTATGATACTGGAGGTCTTTCCATTAAATCAAAG agCTCTATGCCGGGTATGAAACGAGATTGTGGAGGTGCAGCTGCTATTTTGGGTGCCTTTTACACTGCTGTAAAATTG GGTTTCAAAGAAAATCTTCATGCAGTTTTTTGCCTTGCAGAGAACTCAGTTGGTCCAAAGTCAACAAGACCAGATGATATAATTACTTTGTACTCTGGAAA GACTGTAGAAGTAAATAATACAGATGCAGAAGGAAGGCTAGTCTTAGGGGATGGG GTTGCTTATGCAGAGAAGGATTTGAATGCCACCATTATCCTGGATATGGCTACTCTAACTGGAGCCCAAGGTGTTGCAACTGGTCGCTTCCATGCGGCTGTTCTGACCAACAGTGAAGGATGGGAGAAAGCAGCAGTTAAAGCTGGTCAGATTTCCGGAGATTTAGTTCATCCTCTGCCATATGCACCTGAAATCCATTTCAGTGAATTTGGAAGTTCTGTTGCTGATATGAAAAACTCTGTTGCT GATCGTGGTAATGCTACTTGCTCTTGTGCGGGTTTGTTTATTGGAGCTCATATAGGATTTGATTATGAAGGCTACTGGATTCACATAGATATGGCCGCTCCAGTTCATTGT GGTGACAGGGCTACCGGCTATGGTGTGGCTCTACTATCTACTTTATTTGGTCATGCATCAGAAAATTCATTGCTACAAATGCTATCTCCACTAATGGAAATGGATGGCAGTGAAATGGAAAGTGCCAGCAAGAAACTTAGATTGGAATAG